One genomic window of Methanosalsum zhilinae DSM 4017 includes the following:
- a CDS encoding metal ABC transporter solute-binding protein, Zn/Mn family codes for MDKNRIFLILGLLVLIIGMGIIFTTQVEDDRDHLSVVATMYALGYMAEEIGGEKVEVELLIPQNTELHTWSPSASDVLKASRADVLIYNGAGLEPWVERSLLPSIDTSNMAVVETSRGLDLASSYEHDLSRLFIFDNDNSRTLVYDLTEHDAVLVTTLPFGLDATKHSGYFDNAPNARNSYGDLYIFVPNHDNITVIDSGLHGDHFHTPRIVTSVDAEMPRHYDISPDGRYIAFALDNEQKVLVMNIDNPGIHNKYDDGGAGSTSHATVKFDEDGLLYIGEMNTPEGENLRIIQASNGNIVAEGTAGDSPHGGVYSELTGKVYFNARDNTHGLVKIGSSGFEGLIPYDHEGNHLSRSWISVDGSQLISYVGDSAQGLEYSRIVVYDLVNEELEKEISVEVPRVSSDHGWPNSVFVESRNMVAISNPTNGTVVCVDIESESVDEISLDGDFPQAMRIIEDEDKETLWAVTPDGIVHLVSLDQKRVIDQWELEDPPGSNNVLALVPVEKSDHKDHDHELYDPHTWISPYLAMQQGQNIYEALVEKDPDNEEYYTQRWNQLKDRLIELDNRYMNELASAEKDYIFVSHEAYGYLADRYGFHQAGVIGISADQQPSSSAISSLVNRMIESETYVLYLDPIYSDAYVRTLQNNVEKISGQEVEVETLYLMTGELDGMDYLDQMEYNLEVLKKGLQTN; via the coding sequence ATGGACAAAAATAGAATTTTTTTGATTTTAGGCTTGCTTGTACTGATCATAGGTATGGGTATAATTTTTACAACACAGGTGGAAGATGATAGGGATCACTTAAGCGTCGTTGCTACCATGTATGCCCTGGGCTACATGGCCGAGGAGATTGGAGGTGAAAAGGTAGAGGTTGAACTCTTAATACCTCAAAATACAGAACTACATACATGGTCTCCTTCGGCATCGGATGTGCTCAAAGCAAGCAGAGCTGATGTTCTTATATATAATGGCGCAGGACTTGAACCATGGGTTGAACGCAGTTTACTTCCTTCAATAGATACCAGCAACATGGCTGTGGTAGAAACAAGCCGTGGCCTTGATCTGGCCAGTTCATATGAACATGATCTCTCAAGACTTTTTATATTTGACAATGATAATTCCAGAACCCTTGTTTATGATCTTACAGAACATGATGCTGTCCTTGTGACAACCCTCCCATTTGGGCTTGATGCTACAAAACATAGTGGATATTTTGACAATGCACCCAATGCTAGGAATTCATATGGAGATCTTTATATTTTTGTTCCAAACCATGATAATATAACAGTTATTGATAGTGGCTTGCATGGTGATCACTTCCATACTCCAAGGATCGTAACTTCAGTTGATGCAGAAATGCCCCGTCATTATGATATCTCTCCAGATGGCCGGTATATTGCCTTTGCTCTTGATAATGAACAGAAAGTACTGGTTATGAATATCGATAATCCGGGAATACATAATAAATACGATGATGGAGGTGCAGGCTCAACCAGTCATGCCACAGTTAAGTTTGATGAGGATGGACTGCTCTACATCGGAGAAATGAATACGCCTGAAGGCGAGAATCTTAGAATAATCCAGGCTTCCAATGGAAACATTGTTGCAGAAGGTACTGCAGGAGACTCTCCCCATGGAGGTGTGTACTCTGAACTTACCGGAAAGGTTTATTTCAATGCAAGAGACAATACACATGGACTGGTGAAAATTGGCAGTTCTGGCTTTGAGGGTCTGATTCCTTATGATCATGAGGGCAACCATCTATCCCGATCATGGATAAGTGTGGATGGGAGTCAGCTGATATCATATGTTGGAGACAGTGCACAGGGCTTGGAATATTCCAGGATTGTAGTATATGATCTGGTGAATGAAGAACTTGAAAAGGAAATATCTGTAGAGGTTCCCAGAGTATCCTCTGACCATGGCTGGCCGAATTCTGTATTTGTGGAAAGCAGAAACATGGTGGCGATTTCAAACCCTACCAATGGAACTGTGGTCTGTGTTGACATTGAATCAGAAAGTGTGGACGAAATATCACTGGATGGTGATTTCCCTCAGGCTATGAGGATCATAGAAGATGAAGATAAAGAAACGCTGTGGGCAGTAACTCCTGATGGCATTGTTCATCTTGTTAGTCTGGATCAGAAGAGGGTTATAGACCAATGGGAACTGGAAGATCCGCCGGGTTCAAACAATGTCCTTGCACTTGTTCCAGTTGAAAAAAGCGACCATAAAGATCATGATCATGAACTGTATGATCCACACACATGGATAAGCCCATATCTTGCTATGCAGCAGGGTCAGAATATCTATGAAGCACTGGTTGAAAAAGATCCTGATAATGAGGAATACTACACTCAGAGATGGAACCAATTGAAGGATCGTCTCATAGAACTGGATAACAGATATATGAACGAACTGGCCAGCGCAGAAAAAGATTACATATTTGTTTCCCATGAAGCATATGGATACCTCGCAGATAGATATGGTTTCCATCAGGCCGGTGTGATCGGTATATCTGCAGATCAGCAGCCCAGTTCTTCTGCTATATCATCACTTGTAAACCGAATGATTGAATCTGAAACATATGTTCTCTACCTTGACCCTATATATTCTGATGCTTATGTTCGAACCCTTCAGAATAATGTTGAAAAGATAAGTGGCCAGGAGGTGGAGGTGGAAACATTGTATCTTATGACCGGTGAGCTGGATGGAATGGATTACCTTGATCAAATGGAATATAATTTAGAAGTTCTCAAAAAAGGTCTTCAGACAAATTAA
- a CDS encoding DUF7289 family protein — MKHRLLQSENAVSSVVGVIIIIGLTITSIGIILLYSVPAIGGLENSAKIHKSEQSFSVLDSRMSKVALGESPSQLIAISLMGGTLNINGNEDSYNNSQIVVVTANSSGYENITQNGYYWKGWEKYGLDNFSSSMGSIECLYQDHTVAYEGGGVWSKYPNGRSVMISPPEFHYNGQTLTLPIMKVNGYSSVSGSSDISISVTSSDTPKQLFPDRANNRTNPLEADKIIIFIKSEFYDAWADYANSQTYTRATTDIPNKTAIVELDVIPPMGKNVLAYPFKVGAIDDTQDYPMHNFSFELHAKGSQGLNSLNNYEVFASSGSRTLTFKLHEKSNEIKITSILYQDTSVDGDNEEEWEGKDGFPVIDKQSDEMALIDLLDDSFDMEYTKESAFTWNQTNSIQSLYNVTQHYMKLITEDGAVQFKMKTSGNSDPIDYGSSSIELNYDSRPESLIYLHVTENEVSAEIV; from the coding sequence GTGAAACATAGATTACTGCAATCTGAAAATGCAGTTTCATCGGTTGTCGGAGTGATCATAATCATTGGATTGACAATCACATCCATTGGAATCATTCTTCTCTATAGTGTTCCTGCAATTGGTGGTCTTGAAAATAGTGCAAAGATACATAAGAGCGAACAATCCTTTTCAGTACTGGATTCCAGAATGAGCAAAGTGGCTCTGGGAGAATCTCCTTCCCAGTTAATTGCTATCTCTCTTATGGGTGGAACTTTGAACATTAACGGCAATGAAGATTCTTACAACAACAGTCAGATCGTTGTTGTTACTGCAAATTCCAGTGGGTATGAAAATATCACACAGAATGGATATTACTGGAAAGGCTGGGAAAAATACGGACTTGATAATTTCAGTTCATCAATGGGCTCCATTGAATGTCTCTATCAGGACCACACTGTGGCCTATGAGGGAGGCGGAGTCTGGTCAAAGTATCCTAATGGAAGGTCTGTTATGATCTCACCACCTGAGTTCCATTATAATGGGCAGACTCTGACACTTCCCATTATGAAAGTAAATGGGTATTCTTCAGTCAGTGGAAGTTCTGACATCAGCATATCCGTAACTTCATCGGATACACCCAAACAGCTTTTTCCAGATAGGGCTAATAATCGTACAAATCCACTTGAAGCTGATAAAATAATTATATTCATAAAAAGTGAATTTTATGATGCATGGGCAGATTATGCTAATTCACAGACTTATACCCGCGCAACAACGGATATCCCAAATAAAACAGCCATTGTTGAACTGGATGTGATTCCTCCAATGGGTAAAAATGTTCTTGCTTATCCTTTTAAGGTAGGAGCTATTGATGATACTCAGGATTATCCCATGCACAATTTTTCTTTTGAGCTTCATGCCAAGGGCAGTCAGGGATTAAATTCTCTTAATAACTATGAAGTATTTGCTTCATCAGGAAGCCGCACTCTCACATTTAAGTTACATGAAAAAAGTAATGAAATTAAAATCACCAGCATTTTATATCAGGATACGTCTGTAGACGGAGATAATGAGGAGGAATGGGAAGGTAAAGATGGTTTTCCTGTAATAGATAAACAGTCTGATGAGATGGCACTAATAGATCTTCTTGATGATTCTTTTGATATGGAATACACCAAAGAGTCAGCATTTACGTGGAATCAGACAAATTCAATTCAATCACTCTATAATGTGACTCAACACTATATGAAACTTATAACTGAAGATGGTGCTGTCCAGTTTAAAATGAAAACTTCAGGCAATTCAGATCCGATTGATTATGGATCATCATCAATAGAACTCAATTATGATTCAAGACCGGAATCTTTAATATATCTTCATGTAACCGAAAATGAAGTGAGTGCAGAAATTGTCTGA
- a CDS encoding DUF7289 family protein: MEDKSFIRSEKAVSEVLGFITVLGIMLVAVSIIAVSGFPLIDDMKSTAHKENIRQSFMVLDSSFDKVVFGKAPSQSVEMKLYDGIISIRGNSYINISSQVWNESNSSHEFQHFERQMRKADLEFMDLSIGYENTGVWEKYEDGNSLMVSAPSFIITEGSMMIPVAFISGSESLSGQGHVRVISEKGNPSVHMHQNVSEVKITIMSDYYKAWGRYLEDYLGMEVEEIDDLNKTVCASLSGMKEMDVYIMYSPSKLSLEQ, translated from the coding sequence ATGGAAGACAAAAGCTTTATCCGATCTGAAAAAGCAGTATCCGAGGTTCTGGGATTCATAACTGTACTTGGAATCATGCTTGTGGCGGTTTCGATCATAGCAGTTTCAGGCTTTCCCCTGATAGATGATATGAAAAGCACTGCTCACAAGGAAAACATACGCCAGAGCTTTATGGTACTGGATTCAAGTTTTGATAAGGTTGTGTTTGGGAAGGCACCTTCACAGTCAGTTGAAATGAAACTGTACGATGGAATCATTTCGATCAGAGGTAACAGTTATATAAACATCTCTTCACAGGTGTGGAATGAATCCAACTCATCTCATGAATTTCAGCACTTTGAGCGCCAGATGAGAAAGGCCGACTTAGAATTTATGGATCTGTCGATAGGCTATGAAAATACTGGAGTATGGGAGAAATATGAGGATGGAAACAGCTTAATGGTTTCTGCTCCCTCATTTATTATTACAGAGGGTTCAATGATGATTCCGGTAGCATTCATTTCCGGTTCAGAAAGCTTATCCGGCCAGGGTCATGTGAGAGTGATATCTGAAAAAGGCAATCCATCGGTACACATGCACCAAAACGTTTCTGAAGTTAAAATTACTATTATGAGCGATTATTATAAAGCGTGGGGGAGATACCTGGAAGATTATCTGGGTATGGAAGTAGAAGAAATTGATGATCTCAATAAGACTGTGTGTGCATCATTGAGTGGAATGAAGGAAATGGATGTATACATTATGTATTCTCCCAGCAAACTATCTTTAGAACAATAA
- a CDS encoding DUF7266 family protein, which produces MRDLIDDESAVSVSVGFIITFSVTAIVLVLIMNSFFVMMNQTEDGVTRDEFEMYGSMISSKLSAMDNLIYTVEVNGGEVGELRYELNLPLKIAGNYYSVHVLSEDSEILFVSEGISGTMVSVPYSVNSADVAPTDLYISGNKIYLVYNPSNKSDNYIEIQQ; this is translated from the coding sequence ATGAGAGACCTTATTGATGATGAAAGCGCAGTTTCGGTTTCTGTGGGATTTATAATTACATTTTCAGTTACTGCTATTGTTCTTGTGCTTATCATGAACTCATTTTTTGTTATGATGAACCAGACTGAAGATGGTGTTACCCGTGATGAGTTTGAAATGTATGGGAGCATGATCTCTTCAAAACTTTCGGCTATGGATAATCTGATTTATACTGTAGAGGTAAATGGTGGGGAAGTTGGAGAGCTTAGATATGAGCTGAATCTTCCTCTGAAAATTGCAGGCAACTATTATTCAGTTCATGTATTAAGTGAGGACAGTGAGATATTATTTGTCTCGGAAGGAATATCTGGAACCATGGTTAGTGTTCCTTATTCTGTAAATTCAGCAGATGTTGCCCCCACAGATCTATATATATCAGGAAATAAAATCTATCTGGTATATAATCCTTCAAACAAATCTGATAATTACATAGAGATACAGCAATGA